The Arcobacter porcinus sequence TGAAGCACAACCACTAAACATCAATCCTAGCATTAACAATGCTACTAATAACAAACTTTTCATTTCTCCCCTTTTTTATCATATACTTTCAATAAAATTTCTCAAACTTATCTTTAATTCTGCTTTACTCTGAAAATCCATGTCTAAGTTTGGTCCACTCATCCAACCATAAAAATCTTCTATTATTTCTGCTAAATATATATGATTATATTCATTAGTAAAAAAACCTCTTTCTGTCAAATACTCATTTATAGCTTGTGCTAATTCATCCATTTTTATCCTTTTTATTTATGTTATATATGAATTATATATAACTGATTGATAAAAACTGCTTAAATAATTATTATCTATAATATGGAGTTTTAATTATGAAAAGTATTTTCCCTGATATTGACAAAAGTAAACTAGATGATTTTTATATTAAAATAGGGCAAAATGTAAAGAAAATTCGAAAAGAAAAAGGCTTGAGCCAATTGGAACTCGCAATTATGATTGGGCAAAAAAGCACTTCTTTTTACTCAAACTGTGAAAATTATAAAAACAAAGAGCATTTTAACCTTGAACATTTATTTTTAATTTCTGAT is a genomic window containing:
- a CDS encoding helix-turn-helix domain-containing protein, whose amino-acid sequence is MKSIFPDIDKSKLDDFYIKIGQNVKKIRKEKGLSQLELAIMIGQKSTSFYSNCENYKNKEHFNLEHLFLISDVLGVEIEEFFKN